Proteins from a genomic interval of Mesobacillus sp. S13:
- the yidC gene encoding membrane protein insertase YidC, translated as MKKLYTMIFILSIPILLTGCQAMTSEGSFFQTTFINPFTWLIQLFAGLTGGSYGLAIIMITLLIRLVLMPLMLKQYKNQQNMKEKMEIVKPEMDEIQKKLKGTKDPAEQRKLQQEMMGLYQKHGVNPLSVGCLPMLIQMPILMGLYYAIRGSAEIASHSFLWFNLGHSDVWITAAAGVIYFLQSKVSMMNMTAEQQKQMKIMGMLSPIMIVMFSLNAPSALPLYWTIGGIFLIIQTLLARKIYQTKDTSVKVEQQV; from the coding sequence ATGAAAAAGCTTTACACCATGATTTTTATTCTATCTATACCAATCCTATTAACTGGCTGCCAGGCTATGACCAGCGAAGGTTCCTTTTTCCAGACAACATTTATTAATCCCTTCACTTGGCTGATTCAGCTTTTTGCAGGTCTGACCGGTGGAAGTTACGGGCTCGCAATCATCATGATCACCTTGTTGATCAGACTGGTATTAATGCCGCTAATGTTAAAACAATATAAAAACCAGCAGAACATGAAAGAAAAAATGGAAATCGTGAAGCCAGAAATGGATGAAATCCAGAAGAAACTAAAAGGAACCAAAGATCCTGCTGAGCAGCGGAAGCTACAACAGGAAATGATGGGCCTCTATCAAAAGCATGGAGTGAATCCACTTTCAGTTGGGTGTCTGCCAATGCTGATCCAAATGCCGATTTTAATGGGTCTTTATTATGCAATTAGAGGTTCTGCTGAAATTGCCAGCCATTCATTCCTTTGGTTTAACCTTGGACATTCGGATGTATGGATTACCGCAGCAGCTGGTGTGATCTATTTCCTTCAGTCTAAGGTAAGCATGATGAACATGACCGCAGAACAGCAGAAGCAAATGAAGATCATGGGGATGCTGTCACCGATCATGATTGTCATGTTCTCGCTGAACGCCCCCTCTGCCCTTCCGCTTTACTGGACGATCGGGGGAATTTTCCTTATTATCCAAACATTATTAGCGAGGAAAATTTATCAAACTAAAGATACTTCTGTAAAAGTTGAACAACAAGTGTAA
- the pflB gene encoding formate C-acetyltransferase, with protein sequence MEQWKGFKNGAWQDEINVRDFILRNFSEYVGDSSFLESATEETLQLWQQVMELTKQERDNGGVLDMDTKVVSTITSHGPGYLDKSKEKVVGFQTDQPFKRSMQPFGGIRMAKAACEAYGFELDKEVEKIFTDFRKTHNQGVFDVYTKEMLQARKAGIITGLPDAYGRGRIIGDYRRVALYGVDFLMEQKKKDHGMTSNVMTEDTMRLREEISEQYRSLNELKQLAESYGYDISKPATNATEAFQWVYFAYLAAIKEQNGAAMSLGRVATFLDIYIERDLQNGTLTEKEAQEIVDHFVMKLRLVKFARTPDYNELFSGDPTWVTESIGGMAHNGQSLVTKNSFRFLHTLDNLGPAPEPNLTVLWSPALPENFKKYCAEMSIKTSSIQYENDDLMRCEYGDDYGIACCVSAMEIGKQMQFFGARANLAKALLYAINGGVDEKLKVQVAPAFSPITSDVLDYKEVMEKFDNVMEWLAGLYINTLNVIHYMHDKYSYERIEMALHDTEVLRTMATGIAGLSVVADSLSAIKNAKVKVIRDENGIAVDFETEGDFPKYGNNDDCVDSIAVELVKNFMTKLRKHPTYRNSMHTMSILTITSNVVYGKKTGNTPDGRRAGEPFAPGANPMHGRDTKGTLASLSSVAKLPYSYAMDGISNTFSIVPKALGKDEDSRTNNLVSILDGYAIKEGHHLNVNVFNRETLLNAMEHPEEYPQLTIRVSGYAVNFIKLTREQQLDVINRTFHETM encoded by the coding sequence ATGGAACAATGGAAAGGCTTTAAAAATGGTGCTTGGCAGGATGAAATCAATGTTCGGGACTTTATCCTAAGGAACTTCTCTGAATATGTTGGTGATTCCAGCTTCCTAGAAAGTGCAACTGAAGAAACACTTCAATTATGGCAGCAGGTAATGGAATTAACGAAACAGGAACGTGACAATGGCGGTGTCCTTGATATGGATACCAAGGTTGTTTCCACGATTACTTCCCATGGCCCAGGATATCTTGATAAGTCAAAAGAAAAGGTTGTAGGCTTCCAGACAGATCAGCCTTTCAAACGCTCTATGCAGCCTTTCGGCGGCATTCGCATGGCTAAGGCTGCTTGTGAAGCATATGGTTTTGAATTGGATAAAGAAGTCGAGAAAATCTTTACCGACTTCCGTAAAACGCATAACCAGGGTGTATTCGATGTTTATACAAAGGAAATGCTTCAGGCTCGCAAAGCCGGAATCATTACTGGCTTGCCAGATGCTTATGGCCGCGGCCGTATCATTGGTGACTATCGTCGTGTAGCTCTTTATGGTGTTGACTTCCTGATGGAGCAAAAGAAGAAAGACCATGGGATGACTAGCAATGTCATGACTGAGGACACCATGCGCCTGAGAGAGGAAATCTCTGAGCAATACCGTTCATTGAATGAATTGAAGCAGCTTGCAGAGAGCTATGGTTATGATATTTCCAAGCCAGCAACTAATGCAACGGAAGCTTTCCAATGGGTCTACTTCGCATACCTTGCAGCAATCAAAGAACAGAATGGCGCAGCGATGAGCCTTGGACGCGTTGCAACATTCCTTGACATCTATATTGAACGCGACCTTCAAAATGGCACACTTACTGAAAAAGAAGCACAGGAAATCGTTGACCACTTCGTCATGAAACTTCGCCTGGTGAAATTCGCACGTACACCTGATTACAATGAATTATTCAGCGGTGACCCTACCTGGGTAACAGAATCAATTGGCGGAATGGCGCATAACGGGCAATCACTTGTTACAAAGAACTCTTTCCGTTTCCTTCATACACTTGATAATCTCGGCCCTGCACCAGAACCAAACTTGACAGTGCTATGGTCACCTGCCCTGCCTGAGAATTTCAAGAAGTATTGTGCTGAAATGTCCATCAAAACGAGCTCAATCCAGTATGAAAATGACGATTTGATGCGCTGTGAATATGGCGATGACTATGGTATCGCATGCTGCGTGTCAGCGATGGAAATCGGAAAGCAGATGCAATTCTTCGGAGCTCGCGCAAACCTGGCAAAAGCATTGCTATATGCAATTAATGGCGGTGTTGATGAAAAGCTTAAGGTCCAAGTGGCTCCTGCATTTAGCCCAATCACTTCCGATGTACTTGACTACAAAGAAGTCATGGAAAAATTCGATAATGTAATGGAATGGCTTGCTGGCCTTTACATTAACACTCTCAATGTCATCCACTATATGCATGATAAATACAGCTACGAAAGAATCGAAATGGCACTGCATGACACTGAAGTCCTTCGCACGATGGCTACAGGTATTGCTGGCTTAAGCGTAGTAGCAGACTCATTGAGCGCAATCAAGAATGCGAAGGTAAAAGTAATCCGTGACGAAAACGGCATTGCCGTTGATTTTGAAACTGAAGGCGACTTCCCTAAGTATGGAAACAACGATGATTGTGTTGACAGCATCGCGGTTGAACTCGTGAAAAACTTCATGACAAAGCTGCGCAAGCATCCGACGTATCGCAATTCTATGCATACGATGTCAATCTTAACGATTACTTCAAACGTCGTTTATGGCAAAAAGACTGGCAATACACCAGATGGACGCCGCGCTGGCGAACCATTCGCTCCAGGTGCTAACCCAATGCACGGCCGTGATACTAAAGGAACTCTTGCTTCCCTGTCATCTGTAGCAAAACTGCCATACAGCTATGCAATGGACGGCATTTCAAATACTTTCTCCATCGTGCCAAAAGCACTTGGAAAAGATGAAGACAGCCGGACAAATAACCTAGTATCCATCCTTGATGGCTATGCGATCAAAGAAGGACATCACTTAAACGTCAACGTCTTCAACAGAGAAACTCTATTGAACGCTATGGAGCATCCTGAAGAGTATCCACAGCTGACAATCCGCGTTTCTGGATACGCAGTAAACTTCATCAAGCTTACACGTGAGCAGCAGCTGGATGTCATTAACCGGACATTCCATGAAACAATGTAA
- the pflA gene encoding pyruvate formate-lyase-activating protein — translation MIGNIHSIETFGTVDGPGIRYVIFTQGCLLRCQFCHNADTWEIGTGKQMSVSEIIDDLKAYLPFIEASGGGITVSGGEPLLQIPFITELFKECKKLGVHTTIDSSGGCYSTAPLFQEQLAELLNYTDLILLDLKHINRKKHIKLTGMANDHILDFARFLSDHQVPIWIRHVLVPGITNEMEDLSKLGEFIGTLENVQKLEVLPYHKLGVYKWEALGLEYPLKDVEPPSEDEAENAYKLLTAHIYNH, via the coding sequence ATGATCGGAAACATTCATTCTATTGAAACCTTCGGAACCGTAGACGGACCTGGGATTCGCTATGTCATCTTTACACAGGGGTGCCTCCTGCGCTGTCAATTTTGCCATAACGCAGACACCTGGGAAATTGGCACGGGCAAACAAATGTCTGTTTCCGAGATCATCGATGATTTAAAAGCCTACCTGCCTTTCATTGAAGCATCAGGGGGCGGCATCACAGTTAGCGGCGGTGAACCGCTATTACAGATTCCTTTCATTACGGAACTCTTCAAGGAGTGCAAAAAGCTCGGAGTACACACTACCATTGATTCTTCTGGAGGTTGTTACTCAACTGCTCCCCTTTTTCAGGAGCAGCTGGCAGAGCTTTTAAATTATACTGACCTGATCCTATTAGATTTAAAGCATATCAATCGAAAAAAACATATCAAACTGACAGGTATGGCAAATGATCATATATTGGATTTTGCTCGCTTTTTATCCGATCATCAAGTACCTATCTGGATCCGTCATGTCCTTGTCCCGGGCATCACCAATGAGATGGAGGACCTCTCCAAATTAGGTGAGTTTATTGGCACACTGGAAAATGTTCAGAAACTTGAAGTTTTGCCATATCATAAGCTTGGTGTTTATAAATGGGAAGCATTAGGCCTCGAGTATCCACTTAAAGATGTCGAACCTCCATCAGAAGATGAAGCGGAGAATGCCTATAAACTATTGACGGCCCATATATATAATCATTAA
- a CDS encoding sulfite exporter TauE/SafE family protein translates to MYQLFSEISSWLSSPFFTLVNQTEQIPLLASFLLGLVGALAPCQLTGNIGAITYYGNRSLQSKGQWVEIFFFMLGKIMVFTLLGLAVWLVGQSFQQVLPEFFSWFRKLMGPLFILIGLSLLGLFAFNWINTLTSVLPQWKGSGKTGSFLMGVSFSIAFCPTMFSLFFFTLMPIVLNTTYGAVLPSVFAIGTSIPLIIFAAIISYIGLNGALMKKGRKFGMAVQKTTGFILIFVGILDTITYWG, encoded by the coding sequence ATGTATCAATTGTTTTCTGAAATCAGTAGCTGGTTGAGCAGCCCTTTTTTTACACTTGTTAATCAGACTGAACAAATCCCCTTATTGGCCAGCTTCCTGTTAGGACTTGTCGGCGCGCTTGCCCCATGCCAGCTGACAGGAAATATTGGTGCTATTACCTACTATGGCAATAGGAGCCTGCAATCAAAAGGCCAGTGGGTCGAGATTTTCTTTTTCATGCTTGGTAAAATTATGGTCTTTACACTTCTGGGCCTTGCAGTCTGGCTGGTTGGACAGAGCTTCCAGCAAGTTTTGCCAGAATTTTTCTCCTGGTTCCGTAAATTGATGGGTCCCCTTTTCATCCTGATTGGCCTGTCATTACTTGGACTCTTCGCATTTAATTGGATTAACACCTTGACTTCAGTTCTGCCACAGTGGAAAGGAAGCGGAAAAACAGGCTCGTTTTTAATGGGGGTAAGCTTTTCCATCGCATTCTGCCCTACAATGTTTTCCTTATTCTTCTTTACTCTGATGCCGATCGTCCTGAATACAACATACGGAGCTGTGCTTCCCTCCGTATTTGCTATTGGCACTTCCATCCCGCTGATCATCTTTGCGGCAATCATCTCCTACATAGGCCTGAATGGAGCATTGATGAAGAAAGGCCGCAAATTCGGGATGGCCGTACAAAAAACAACCGGATTCATTTTGATCTTTGTAGGCATCTTGGATACCATTACTTACTGGGGATAG
- a CDS encoding DHH family phosphoesterase, giving the protein MYRLFTHNDLDGVACGILFRLAFGEKADIRYNSVSGLNFQVEKYFERMNDRMKKEDHLYITDLSVNHDVTEKINQFVSDGGKAKLIDHHKTALHFNEYSWGNVKVKDEAGTLTSAASLVYDYLVQENHLIKNGALDEFVELVRQYDTWDWDILKNYKAKNLNDLFFMVSIEEFEERMVPRLTSGDTFDYDDFEKKLLEMEEDKIERYIRRKKREIIQIESDGLYGGVVHAESYHSELGNELGKEYPHLDYIAILNLGGKKISFRTVHDDVDVSAVAGEFGGGGHAKASGCSMNKEAYNRYIEQAFPLDSIKQDAFRNTYNLKDSKKGCLYENRDRELFLIYNDGTSHFVQLESKERHGPFDSFESADRFLKREYGAALARDEVYISYLENIVFNGRN; this is encoded by the coding sequence ATGTACCGTTTATTTACGCATAATGATTTAGATGGAGTAGCCTGCGGAATCCTTTTCAGGCTTGCATTCGGTGAAAAGGCTGATATTCGTTATAACTCTGTTTCAGGGCTTAATTTTCAGGTGGAGAAATATTTTGAGAGAATGAATGACCGCATGAAAAAGGAAGATCACCTGTACATAACCGATTTATCTGTCAACCACGATGTGACGGAAAAAATAAATCAATTCGTCAGTGATGGGGGAAAGGCAAAATTGATTGACCATCATAAAACGGCATTGCACTTCAATGAATATAGCTGGGGCAATGTAAAAGTAAAGGATGAAGCCGGAACACTGACGAGTGCGGCATCACTCGTATATGACTACTTGGTTCAAGAAAACCACTTGATTAAAAATGGAGCGCTTGATGAGTTTGTTGAGCTTGTCAGACAATATGATACCTGGGACTGGGATATTCTCAAGAATTACAAAGCTAAGAATTTGAACGACCTGTTTTTTATGGTATCGATTGAAGAATTTGAAGAACGGATGGTACCTCGTCTGACATCTGGCGATACATTTGATTACGATGACTTTGAAAAGAAACTTCTGGAGATGGAAGAAGATAAAATCGAACGATATATCAGAAGGAAAAAACGGGAAATCATCCAAATCGAATCAGATGGCTTATATGGCGGAGTCGTCCACGCAGAATCCTATCACTCAGAATTAGGGAACGAGCTTGGAAAGGAATATCCACATTTGGATTATATCGCGATCTTGAATTTGGGTGGAAAGAAAATAAGCTTTAGAACGGTCCATGATGATGTAGATGTTTCGGCTGTGGCAGGAGAATTTGGCGGGGGTGGACATGCAAAAGCTTCTGGTTGTTCAATGAACAAGGAAGCCTATAACCGCTATATTGAACAAGCTTTTCCGTTGGATTCGATCAAGCAGGATGCATTTAGAAATACTTATAATTTAAAGGATTCGAAAAAGGGCTGCCTGTATGAAAATCGTGACCGGGAATTGTTCTTGATTTATAACGATGGAACCAGTCATTTTGTTCAGTTAGAAAGTAAGGAGCGGCATGGGCCTTTCGACAGTTTTGAATCAGCTGACCGCTTTTTGAAAAGAGAGTACGGTGCAGCTCTTGCAAGGGATGAAGTTTATATTTCCTATTTGGAAAATATCGTTTTTAATGGAAGGAATTGA
- the crcB gene encoding fluoride efflux transporter CrcB has product MVYLGVGLGGMLGSLLRYLVSLSTNNILNNGFPMGTLIVNFAGSLFLGWFTARIVERSKWNPVLMATIGTGLTGSFTTFSTFSLETMMMIEKGSIGFAVFYVLLSAVGGLLLATAGYKLGAEPGREGAK; this is encoded by the coding sequence TTGGTATATTTAGGAGTTGGGCTTGGGGGAATGTTAGGCAGCCTCTTGCGATACTTGGTCAGTCTAAGTACAAATAATATTTTAAATAATGGATTTCCAATGGGAACGCTGATCGTCAATTTTGCTGGCTCGTTATTCTTAGGTTGGTTTACGGCCCGAATCGTAGAAAGAAGTAAATGGAATCCTGTGCTGATGGCTACCATAGGTACGGGACTGACAGGGTCATTCACCACTTTTTCCACCTTCAGTTTAGAAACCATGATGATGATTGAGAAAGGCAGTATAGGATTTGCGGTATTCTATGTGCTTCTCAGTGCCGTTGGGGGCCTGCTTCTTGCAACAGCAGGCTATAAACTTGGTGCAGAACCTGGCAGGGAGGGTGCAAAGTGA
- a CDS encoding cation:proton antiporter, with amino-acid sequence MEEVNLHHIFETGFFLVLIAAGITAIAKKVKQPYPIALVIVGALIGLFNIPLLEPLKMFITEGEIFNFVIITLFLPALLGEAALKLPFSHLKENKKPILALAFGGTLLSFLIIGFTAHFFLGLSLPAAFVFGALMSATDPVSVLSIFKSVGVKKRLSVVIEGESLFNDGLAVVLFKISAFSLISYLDAGWSGLGMGLWDFIRVISLGLIVGGALGYGFSVLTKYFDDYPLEIIFSILLFYGSFLIAESLHASGVIAVVVAALIFGNFGSKIGMSPTTKLNINNFWDVAALLANSIVFLMIGLEITRIDMTEKWGMIVLAIFVVLVARSAAVYTSMSFIRDFSVRWKHILNWGGLKGSLSIALVLSLPRSFDGREDLLILAFSVVLFSLVVQGLTIKPLISFLGINKKEEEYGEYELLLSQLHRYESALKEINDAKGKFYLTKTVTDEYVSKYQQKMEITIAELDELYRRKPELKEKQYETLRKVIFYAEHEAVDKLSKEEIISSETAETERRKLTETIVELSHDKEG; translated from the coding sequence TTGGAAGAAGTTAATTTACATCATATTTTTGAAACTGGATTCTTTTTAGTGTTGATAGCTGCCGGGATTACTGCAATAGCAAAGAAGGTAAAACAGCCCTATCCCATAGCACTTGTGATAGTCGGCGCATTAATAGGTTTGTTTAATATTCCATTGCTTGAGCCTCTAAAAATGTTCATTACCGAAGGGGAAATATTTAATTTTGTCATCATTACTCTCTTTCTCCCCGCTCTTCTCGGGGAAGCAGCCTTAAAGCTTCCATTTTCACATTTAAAGGAAAATAAGAAACCGATACTGGCTCTGGCATTTGGCGGAACTTTATTGTCATTCCTGATCATTGGGTTCACAGCCCACTTCTTTTTAGGTCTATCACTTCCAGCTGCTTTTGTTTTTGGAGCATTGATGAGTGCGACTGATCCCGTCAGTGTATTATCCATTTTTAAAAGTGTAGGGGTTAAAAAGAGGCTTTCAGTGGTAATTGAAGGAGAAAGCTTGTTCAATGATGGACTGGCGGTAGTCCTTTTCAAAATTTCTGCCTTTTCTTTGATATCTTATCTGGATGCAGGATGGTCAGGTCTTGGCATGGGGTTATGGGATTTCATAAGGGTTATTTCTCTTGGCTTGATTGTAGGAGGAGCTTTAGGATATGGATTTTCTGTATTAACCAAGTATTTTGATGATTATCCATTGGAAATCATTTTTAGTATTCTCTTGTTTTATGGCTCCTTCCTGATAGCTGAAAGCTTGCACGCTTCCGGTGTCATTGCAGTTGTTGTCGCAGCCCTTATCTTTGGGAATTTTGGCTCGAAAATAGGAATGAGCCCGACAACAAAATTGAACATTAATAATTTTTGGGATGTTGCAGCATTGTTGGCCAACTCAATTGTCTTTTTAATGATTGGGCTCGAAATTACAAGAATTGATATGACTGAGAAATGGGGTATGATCGTCTTAGCCATTTTCGTTGTCCTCGTTGCCCGTAGTGCGGCAGTTTATACAAGCATGTCATTCATTAGGGATTTCAGTGTAAGGTGGAAGCATATTTTAAACTGGGGAGGACTGAAGGGCTCACTCTCCATTGCACTTGTATTGAGTCTTCCAAGAAGTTTTGATGGCAGGGAAGATCTCTTGATATTGGCTTTCAGTGTCGTCCTGTTTTCGCTTGTAGTACAGGGTTTAACGATCAAGCCTCTTATTTCCTTTTTGGGAATAAACAAAAAAGAGGAGGAATATGGGGAATATGAATTGCTGCTTTCACAACTCCATAGGTATGAAAGTGCACTCAAAGAAATAAATGATGCAAAAGGGAAGTTCTATCTTACAAAAACGGTCACAGATGAATATGTAAGTAAGTATCAGCAAAAAATGGAAATAACAATTGCTGAATTGGATGAATTATACCGCAGGAAACCTGAATTAAAGGAAAAGCAATATGAGACTTTACGGAAGGTTATATTTTACGCTGAGCACGAAGCAGTTGATAAGCTATCAAAGGAAGAAATCATATCTTCAGAAACAGCTGAAACAGAACGCAGGAAACTAACGGAAACTATAGTGGAACTTTCCCATGACAAAGAAGGCTGA
- the abc-f gene encoding ribosomal protection-like ABC-F family protein, with product MTIMKIRGIEKSFNEKQILKNAELDIKKDSRIGLVGNNGAGKTTLANIINASLTPDKGMVDTFNRSLNIGYLKQSTEYAIHELEDRYSLMEGNLFQLSSQLGLNKEVDLTSTDWDKLSGGEKLKISLAAVWASRPELVILDEPTNHLDLQGVEWLIDELNNFKGAVVIISHDRYFLDRTVTDIIEIEDGLTSLFKGNYSSYRKEKERLYEIQLHQYEIQQKHKQQIEQQMANLKNWSEKAHRDSTKQGSPSERRQIGYKEYHRMKAKKMDNQIKSKMKRLNQELEKNEVKQPKEEAKVRFEFQDGRKKGKRILEARGLSKSFGTRCLFKDSHFYMNHGERMALLGKNGSGKSTLVKILLGEEKTTSGEVWVSGTLKIGYLSQDVSDLPQDKTALEYTGLSDREIIGRARTIFANMGLPEEKLIVPLSHLSLGERTRVKLVMMLLAEIDLLILDEPTNHLDLASRESLEKTLLNFHGSILVVSHDVYFQEKISDRILVIDNGKISRKEFGMKELNSKSSLPKQDGKDKAEQLMVLQNEINAIIGRLSFMTRDEPGYEQLDKDLSELLKKKKELK from the coding sequence ATGACAATCATGAAAATAAGAGGTATTGAAAAGAGCTTTAATGAGAAGCAAATACTGAAAAATGCTGAATTGGATATAAAAAAAGACAGCAGAATTGGCCTTGTGGGAAACAATGGTGCTGGTAAGACTACTTTAGCGAACATCATAAATGCTAGTCTAACCCCTGACAAAGGGATGGTCGACACTTTTAACAGAAGCTTGAATATTGGTTATCTAAAACAATCAACTGAATATGCCATTCATGAATTGGAGGATCGCTATTCTCTTATGGAAGGGAATCTCTTTCAGCTTTCAAGCCAGTTAGGACTTAATAAGGAAGTTGATTTGACAAGTACTGATTGGGATAAGTTAAGCGGCGGAGAAAAGCTGAAAATATCACTCGCGGCTGTATGGGCAAGCAGGCCCGAACTTGTTATATTGGATGAGCCGACAAACCACTTGGACTTGCAGGGTGTAGAATGGCTGATCGACGAATTGAATAATTTCAAAGGGGCCGTTGTCATCATTTCACATGATCGATATTTCCTCGACCGAACCGTTACAGACATAATCGAAATTGAGGATGGTTTAACTAGCTTATTTAAAGGTAATTACTCTTCTTACCGTAAGGAAAAAGAAAGACTGTATGAAATCCAGCTTCATCAATACGAAATCCAGCAGAAACATAAGCAACAAATTGAACAGCAAATGGCTAATCTTAAAAACTGGTCGGAAAAAGCCCACAGGGATTCGACGAAACAAGGTTCTCCTTCTGAAAGAAGGCAAATCGGCTATAAGGAATACCATCGGATGAAGGCAAAGAAGATGGATAATCAAATAAAGTCGAAGATGAAACGGTTGAATCAAGAGCTTGAAAAAAATGAGGTAAAACAACCCAAGGAAGAGGCGAAGGTCCGTTTCGAATTTCAGGATGGCCGAAAGAAAGGGAAACGTATTTTAGAAGCTCGAGGGCTGTCAAAGTCCTTCGGCACCCGCTGTTTGTTTAAAGATAGCCATTTTTATATGAACCACGGAGAAAGAATGGCCCTTTTAGGCAAAAACGGCAGCGGGAAATCTACGCTGGTAAAAATATTGCTAGGTGAAGAAAAAACAACATCCGGTGAGGTTTGGGTCAGTGGGACATTAAAAATCGGATACCTTAGCCAGGATGTATCAGACCTCCCACAAGATAAAACGGCACTTGAGTACACTGGACTTTCAGACAGAGAAATTATTGGCAGAGCGAGGACTATTTTTGCCAATATGGGGCTCCCAGAAGAAAAGCTTATCGTACCATTAAGCCACCTGAGTCTTGGTGAGCGGACGAGAGTGAAGCTTGTGATGATGCTGTTGGCTGAAATCGATTTGCTGATCCTGGACGAACCGACGAATCACCTCGACCTTGCCAGCAGGGAAAGTCTTGAAAAAACACTATTGAATTTCCATGGTTCGATCCTGGTGGTCTCCCATGATGTTTATTTCCAAGAGAAAATCAGTGACAGAATATTAGTGATCGATAACGGAAAAATCAGCAGAAAAGAATTCGGCATGAAAGAGTTGAACAGCAAAAGTTCTTTGCCTAAACAAGATGGTAAGGACAAAGCAGAGCAATTGATGGTACTGCAAAATGAAATCAACGCCATAATTGGCAGGCTGTCTTTCATGACAAGGGATGAACCTGGATATGAGCAACTCGATAAGGACCTATCAGAGCTTTTGAAAAAGAAAAAAGAATTAAAATAA
- the crcB gene encoding fluoride efflux transporter CrcB, whose amino-acid sequence MNGFLIVALGGMAGALSRFWVQKVMPKSVLPTATLTVNLLGSFLLGWIVSEGIHGNLYLFAATGFMGSFTTFSTLNVDLVKLMNNKQSKPAMVYVLSTYIGGLISAAAGLYIGNLL is encoded by the coding sequence GTGAATGGATTTTTAATTGTAGCCTTAGGCGGGATGGCAGGAGCCCTTTCAAGGTTCTGGGTTCAAAAAGTAATGCCTAAATCAGTTTTGCCGACCGCCACACTTACTGTGAACCTTCTTGGGTCTTTTTTGCTCGGGTGGATTGTCAGTGAAGGAATCCATGGGAACCTTTATCTTTTTGCTGCCACAGGCTTTATGGGATCATTCACCACTTTTTCAACTCTGAATGTTGACTTAGTGAAATTAATGAACAACAAACAAAGTAAACCGGCCATGGTCTATGTGCTCAGTACTTATATCGGCGGTCTCATCAGTGCAGCAGCAGGGTTATATATAGGCAATCTATTATAG
- a CDS encoding cupredoxin domain-containing protein has product MHFFVFKRRTLYFIALIAFIAIIGSIWLSLKPDATPAIGGQNEQIREIHLVTGEFKSSTDDGREIEAYRWDPGTIFIEKGEKISLKILGVNGKEHPFIIEGTDIKGVVKKGKETVVPLQFDKEGTYRLICLTHPSAEHNGPMIAYIVVD; this is encoded by the coding sequence ATGCATTTCTTTGTGTTTAAAAGGAGAACATTATACTTTATCGCACTAATCGCTTTCATTGCCATCATCGGATCTATTTGGTTGAGCTTGAAGCCTGATGCCACCCCGGCAATAGGAGGGCAGAATGAGCAGATCCGGGAAATCCACTTGGTGACTGGGGAGTTTAAATCTTCCACCGATGATGGGAGAGAAATCGAGGCATACCGATGGGACCCAGGTACGATTTTCATTGAAAAAGGTGAAAAGATTAGTTTGAAAATTCTTGGAGTCAACGGAAAGGAACACCCCTTCATTATTGAAGGAACTGATATTAAAGGTGTAGTAAAAAAAGGGAAAGAAACTGTAGTGCCCTTACAATTTGATAAAGAAGGAACGTACAGGCTGATCTGCCTCACACACCCTTCAGCAGAACATAATGGGCCAATGATTGCCTATATTGTCGTCGATTAA